In one window of Hyla sarda isolate aHylSar1 chromosome 1, aHylSar1.hap1, whole genome shotgun sequence DNA:
- the LOC130300468 gene encoding forkhead box protein I1c-like, whose translation MNSIHLAAHQRSTNLHQTHPKSAQEATEMAVYCDNFSMYHQQNLHSSQRAANYGIGDYPPSTNPYLWLGGPGVNNTPSYLHGNNPNSYMPPSYGSQRQFLPNSSGFSGTDLGWLSIASQEELLKLVRPPYSYSALIAMAIQNTPEKKLTLSQIYQYVADNFPFYKKSKAGWQNSIRHNLSLNDCFKKVPRDEDDPGKGNYWTLDPNCEKMFDNGNFRRKRKRRTEPNNTDAVTAKGEEGRTALGRKGGDSPSMMTPSSPEMEASSDDRKSTSPPGITSTPCLNNFFSSMTSSLDSSSVNRQMSLGLVNELSQRNITGLSSFTSGPAVEPSADLQDSLHLNRGPYYNSFSGSNQNSQFNSHFYNNFSVNSLIYSREGSEV comes from the exons ATGAACTCAATTCATCTCGCAGCCCATCAGAGATCTACAAACCTTCATCAGACTCATCCGAAAAGTGCCCAGGAAGCCACAGAGATGGCGGTGTACTGTGACAACTTCAGTATGTACCACCAGCAGAACTTACATTCATCTCAAAGAGCAGCCAACTATGGAATTGGAGACTATCCACCTTCCACTAACCCTTACTTATGGCTTGGTGGGCCCGGAGTCAACAATACGCCCAGTTACCTTCATGGAAATAACCCAAACTCCTATATGCCACCTTCTTATGGATCTCAGAGACAGTTTCTGCCAAATTCGTCAGGTTTCAGTGGGACAGATCTTGGCTGGTTGTCCATAGCTTCTCAGGAGGAACTTTTGAAGCTGGTGAGGCCTCCATATTCTTACTCAGCTCTCATTGCCATGGCCATACAAAACACTCCGGAGAAGAAGCTAACCCTGAGCCAGATATACCAGTACGTGGCGGACAACTTTCCCTTCTATAAGAAGAGTAAAGCAGGATGGCAAAATTCTATCCGGCACAATTTATCCTTGAACGACTGCTTCAAGAAAGTGCCAAGAGATGAGGATGACCCAG GCAAGGGCAATTACTGGACCCTGGATCCCAACTGTGAGAAGATGTTTGACAATGGAAACTTTCGCCGGAAAAGAAAGCGCAGAACAGAACCCAACAACACTGACGCTGTCACAGCTAAAGGTGAAGAAGGTCGCACGGCCCTAGGGAGGAAAGGGGGTGATAGCCCATCTATGATGACCCCTTCATCCCCAGAGATGGAAGCCTCCTCAGATGATCGGAAGAGCACATCTCCCCCCGGAATCACCTCTACCCCTTGTTTGAATAACTTTTTTAGCAGTATGACCTCCTCCTTGGACTCCAGCTCAGTGAACAGACAGATGTCTCTGGGGCTGGTCAATGAACTCTCTCAGAGGAACATCACTGGATTAAGCAGTTTCACCTCAGGCCCTGCGGTAGAACCATCTGCAGACCTGCAGGACAGTTTGCACCTAAACAGAGGCCCCTACTACAACTCTTTCAGCGGCTCCAATCAAAACAGCCAATTCAACAGCCATTTTTATAACAATTTCAGCGTCAACAGCCTCATCTACTCCAGGGAAGGCAGCGAAGTGTAA